In the genome of Hymenobacter cellulosivorans, one region contains:
- a CDS encoding S24 family peptidase has translation MHRVQQLLTHYGLNASSATQKLGYSTTSKLYNILKGSEPSYPTLVDFLKLWPELSAEWLMLGTGPMLRDEKGAAKPKADTTPPNTTGVDRVLTVTVDKDGEENVSFVPVVAQGGYTKQFNEAIFLQQLRHYRIPGFEHGTFRAFEVSGDSMEPTLNHRDIVIGSAVERWDLLTPGEVYVVVTAESVMLKRIRARITDMEGLVELHSDNHHVKPYSLPASDISQLWRVRGYLSTYIPSAPDVTADRLWEVIEQLGFDRGEVRRHLDEDAPK, from the coding sequence GTGCACAGAGTACAGCAGTTGCTGACTCATTACGGCCTGAATGCCAGCAGTGCAACGCAAAAACTGGGGTACAGTACTACCAGCAAGCTCTACAACATTCTGAAAGGCTCGGAACCCAGCTATCCTACTTTGGTAGACTTTCTGAAGCTGTGGCCGGAGCTGTCGGCTGAGTGGCTGATGCTGGGCACGGGGCCGATGCTGCGCGACGAGAAGGGTGCTGCAAAGCCGAAAGCCGATACTACTCCGCCGAATACGACGGGTGTCGACCGGGTGCTGACGGTGACGGTAGACAAAGACGGGGAGGAGAATGTATCGTTCGTGCCAGTGGTGGCCCAGGGGGGCTACACGAAGCAGTTCAACGAAGCTATTTTCCTGCAGCAGCTGCGGCACTACCGGATACCGGGTTTTGAGCACGGCACCTTCCGGGCTTTCGAGGTAAGCGGGGACAGCATGGAGCCCACGCTGAACCACCGCGACATCGTGATAGGGTCGGCGGTGGAACGGTGGGACCTGTTAACGCCTGGCGAGGTCTACGTGGTTGTGACGGCCGAGAGCGTGATGCTGAAACGGATCCGGGCCCGGATTACAGATATGGAAGGGCTAGTGGAACTACACTCGGACAACCACCATGTAAAACCCTACTCTCTGCCTGCATCGGACATCTCGCAGTTGTGGCGGGTGCGGGGCTATTTGTCGACTTACATTCCAAGTGCACCTGATGTGACGGCCGACCGACTGTGGGAGGTTATCGAGCAGCTAGGCTTTGACCGTGGCGAGGTACGCCGACACCTGGACGAAGACGCCCCAAAATAA
- a CDS encoding helix-turn-helix domain-containing protein, producing the protein MQTVVIIPEPEWRQVLQRLDKLEQATQAATTSSSAKPDEILNVREAAALLGMKPDGLRKARRAQRIKGVRINEKEWGFRRSELTRYQNRYNRQPLTAAA; encoded by the coding sequence ATGCAAACTGTCGTGATCATTCCCGAACCGGAGTGGCGCCAGGTCCTGCAGCGGCTGGACAAGCTCGAACAAGCCACCCAGGCGGCCACCACGAGCTCTTCTGCCAAACCCGACGAAATTCTGAACGTGCGCGAGGCCGCGGCCCTGCTCGGCATGAAGCCGGACGGGCTGCGCAAGGCCCGCCGCGCCCAGCGGATTAAGGGCGTACGCATCAACGAAAAAGAATGGGGGTTCCGCCGCTCCGAGCTGACGCGCTATCAGAACCGCTATAACCGGCAGCCACTCACCGCAGCCGCTTGA
- a CDS encoding VRR-NUC domain-containing protein yields the protein MPAATNQTPLDFGTLTAEQITAAILGYLDAHGFSAWAQPNRGEYDPKTNKWRPHPNARRGVPDILGFRRSDGKFLGVEVKAGTDRVRPEQTEFLNELKAAGGLAFIAYDFAGFVQSFERRGLHRVAATAAPNDTAGSIAKPAAATAPPAPTSLPGSTATNDEPTPYYYA from the coding sequence ATGCCAGCAGCTACCAACCAAACCCCGCTCGACTTCGGCACCCTCACCGCCGAGCAGATAACGGCCGCCATCCTGGGCTACCTCGACGCCCACGGCTTCAGCGCCTGGGCCCAGCCCAACCGAGGCGAGTACGACCCCAAAACCAACAAGTGGCGGCCTCACCCCAACGCCCGCCGGGGTGTACCCGATATTCTCGGTTTCCGTCGCTCAGACGGTAAGTTTCTCGGGGTAGAAGTCAAAGCTGGCACCGACCGGGTACGGCCTGAGCAAACCGAATTTCTAAACGAGCTGAAGGCCGCCGGGGGCCTGGCCTTCATTGCCTACGACTTCGCCGGCTTCGTGCAGTCCTTCGAGCGGCGCGGCCTGCATCGGGTGGCCGCTACCGCCGCGCCCAACGATACTGCCGGCAGCATCGCCAAGCCCGCCGCTGCTACAGCACCGCCTGCTCCAACGAGCCTACCAGGCTCCACCGCCACAAACGACGAGCCCACCCCCTACTACTATGCGTAA
- a CDS encoding LexA family protein, whose translation MTTIELIEVGEPSTPLWLPLFATLVPAGFPSPASDELEGLFDLNRILFRHPEATYLVRVAGESMKDAEIHAGDLLAVDKRMEADHNHIVVAVVDGDCTVKRLVCRDGSWWLKAENPAYPDYEITAPENLRIWGVVTHVVHELVPGKLTALLRSRD comes from the coding sequence ATGACAACCATCGAACTAATCGAAGTTGGCGAGCCATCCACCCCGTTGTGGCTGCCGTTGTTCGCTACGCTGGTACCTGCTGGCTTCCCCTCTCCCGCCTCGGATGAATTGGAAGGCCTTTTTGATTTGAACCGCATCTTATTCCGTCACCCCGAGGCTACTTACCTGGTACGGGTGGCCGGGGAAAGCATGAAGGACGCCGAAATCCACGCCGGCGACCTGTTGGCCGTCGACAAGCGGATGGAGGCCGACCATAACCACATCGTAGTGGCTGTAGTCGACGGCGACTGCACGGTGAAGCGCCTCGTATGCCGCGACGGCAGCTGGTGGTTGAAAGCCGAGAACCCCGCGTACCCCGACTACGAGATAACCGCCCCCGAGAACCTGCGCATCTGGGGCGTGGTTACCCACGTCGTCCACGAACTGGTGCCGGGCAAACTCACCGCGCTGCTGCGCAGCCGCGACTAA
- a CDS encoding Y-family DNA polymerase yields the protein MFGLVDGNNFYVSCERVFQPRLDGRPVVVLSNNDGNVVSRSAEAKQLGIPMGAPYFEVRELLRRHQGQALSSNYALYGDMSRRVMARLADQVPAVEVYSIDEAFLDLQGLTTWCGTLDARAQQIRRDVLACTGIPTCVGMAPTKTLAKVVNRLAKKYPELHGILRLDTDSRRERALRALPAADVWGIGRQYAQLLSAHGIRTAWELAGVSEAWARKNLGGIVGWRLIQELRGQPCQGLQPSEDGTLARQSISCSRSFGQHLTAFDDLWGAVTTYLSRAAEKLRAQGDQAHILTVFISQDRYSAHIPPPYTRSATLTLPSGPTSNTLQLLAYGRRLLEKLYEPGRQYVKAGVVLVGLEPPSRGQQLNLFEPSTEAVVPAPDQERVQKLMCTLDTLNHRFGRGTVRPAATAVVGPQPAPWQGKAQHRSQSYTTRFEDILIVS from the coding sequence ATGTTCGGCTTGGTCGATGGCAATAACTTCTACGTATCCTGTGAGCGGGTTTTTCAGCCCCGGCTCGACGGGCGCCCCGTCGTAGTCCTGAGCAACAACGACGGCAACGTCGTCAGCCGCTCGGCCGAGGCCAAGCAACTCGGTATTCCGATGGGTGCCCCCTACTTCGAAGTACGCGAGCTGCTGCGTCGTCACCAGGGCCAGGCCCTGAGCTCAAACTATGCTCTCTACGGCGACATGAGCCGCCGTGTCATGGCCCGCCTCGCCGATCAGGTCCCCGCCGTGGAGGTCTACAGCATTGATGAGGCCTTTCTTGACCTGCAGGGGCTCACGACTTGGTGCGGCACCCTCGACGCCCGGGCCCAGCAAATCCGGCGTGATGTGCTAGCCTGCACTGGCATTCCTACCTGCGTGGGCATGGCCCCTACCAAGACGCTGGCCAAAGTGGTTAACCGACTCGCCAAGAAATACCCCGAGCTGCACGGCATCCTGCGCCTCGACACCGACAGCCGCCGTGAACGGGCCCTACGAGCTTTACCCGCCGCCGACGTCTGGGGTATTGGCCGCCAGTACGCTCAACTACTCTCCGCCCACGGCATACGCACCGCCTGGGAACTGGCCGGCGTGTCTGAGGCCTGGGCCCGCAAGAACCTTGGAGGCATAGTCGGCTGGCGACTAATCCAGGAGCTACGCGGCCAGCCCTGCCAAGGCCTGCAACCATCGGAAGATGGCACCCTGGCCCGCCAAAGCATCAGTTGCTCCCGCAGCTTCGGCCAGCACCTCACCGCCTTCGACGACCTCTGGGGCGCCGTCACCACCTACTTAAGCCGTGCAGCCGAAAAGCTTCGCGCCCAGGGCGACCAGGCCCACATCCTGACCGTGTTCATCAGCCAGGACCGCTACAGTGCCCACATACCACCACCCTATACTCGCTCGGCCACGCTTACCCTGCCCAGCGGCCCTACCAGCAACACCCTGCAGCTGCTGGCCTACGGGCGCCGACTGCTGGAAAAGCTCTATGAGCCCGGCCGCCAGTATGTGAAAGCTGGCGTGGTGCTCGTCGGCTTGGAGCCGCCTAGCCGCGGCCAGCAGCTGAACTTGTTTGAGCCTTCCACCGAAGCGGTGGTACCCGCACCCGATCAGGAGCGTGTTCAGAAGCTTATGTGCACCCTCGATACCTTAAACCATCGTTTCGGGCGCGGTACTGTTCGACCCGCCGCCACCGCTGTAGTTGGCCCCCAGCCCGCGCCCTGGCAGGGCAAGGCCCAACACCGAAGCCAATCCTACACCACCCGCTTTGAGGACATACTGATCGTCTCTTAG
- a CDS encoding DUF6531 domain-containing protein produces MSEKKYVHSGAFLLCDKCVAPVPVPLTVTSQQLVHLPGGLMATDFDELPVLNVPPFGVCAITHVPCTYAPLPPGWNPVQDDVLVGALGGRALLEDSKIRCAVGGQISLFLTKAAAMATLPDVVTRSFDSAYAYLESVGPPFGGLLRDELGQAKGAWEGVRDMATGLWELAKLKAAFDDKVNDALLYAVTNPAESAQAVAEGTKKAAAAGWEAVTNEDNWLAAGSMAANALPGVAAVRGAVWLSDEQNRAKVGAAIDKAKAWEAGLTDYERSTLKGRIKFEVAALLVPEAKIGQAAKVAEAAKLAEASKLAKAGEAADGMRLLGEVKTGAEGAAEAAKAPGKLEELFAGIKECFTEGHPVDVASGLLFTQATDFTLPGPVPLVWTRTWFSSSTHQGALGHGWHHDYDLGLTPNPEGGATLRLADGRRVVFAPPAPGERSFNRRHKLELAHEGTGWRVWSVRERVWYVFNAAAPADTTERLLQAVEDANGFRIQFIYAPTGHLTSITDSAGRVLPCDTDASGRLLALHAPDPEQPGATFALVRYAYDEETDDLVTVTDALGHAAHFAYEAHLMTRETFKSGLNFYFEYDGTGPGARCIHTWGDGGIYDTKLRYNSPGHTTVWDSYGHQKEYYHERGLVTHLQNALDAVQQWRYNQYAELERTIDPLGQVTLYDYDARGNQVATAYPDGATITTQFNEQDLPVQGFDANGGTWQWQYDEQGRLLEGMDPTGATTRYRYDALGRLAEAIDALGHVTRLRYNEAGSVAHIVAPDASIRSRSYDALGRLVAVTDAASNSERRHYDRLGRLTAARSPAGTARHFVYDAEGNVVHAAEGTQQVEYDYTPMGQLARRRQGGQAVEFAYDQEGRLMSLINEHGEQYGFTLNAVGQVIEEVGFDGLTRRYERDAAGRVSRIQRPDGRTTSYQYDQAGRVTETVHNGAEHVRYHYRPDGVLLEAVTEGSTVQFERDPLGRVVREVQNGHAVESTYDAGGRRTALTSSLGANVRFAHDALGQVRQMQAASWQCVVERDSEGLELYRTLSGGVRMGWRRDELGRPTSQRITVGGVARQRRYQWQDTDQLTAIDDSHHGTTRFAYDTWGNLAAATYADGEQELRQPDAVGNLFRTAERTDRRYGKGGQLREAHGIRYKYDAEGNLIRKTRPNGQKWRYAWDGAGQLTSVTRPDGYAVTFSYDALGRRISKRYRGKVTRWVWDGDKPLHEWSELEVGPGAGGVADVVTWLFEDDSFAPAAKLTSEGAYSVVCDHLGTPLMLYDSQGAPTWEMSLDSYGDVRQGKGKPQDCPFRYQGQYEDAETGLYYNRFRYYNPEAGSYISQDPIDLEGGLSFYSYVSNPTSWLDPYGLAICSPKKIKALQEGPSGTVVEVRTKAEADALLHESFPGYQKVKGIGNQLIAPQNRGRIPEMQRRFEKVGKAYHKDYAMDKATGRAVSHGPNQPWHDAPHIDINRGSQGVKDIVHIVIRRGK; encoded by the coding sequence ATGAGTGAGAAGAAATACGTGCATTCCGGAGCGTTCCTGCTCTGCGACAAATGCGTGGCGCCCGTTCCAGTCCCGCTGACCGTTACCTCGCAGCAGTTGGTGCACCTGCCCGGCGGGCTGATGGCCACCGACTTCGACGAACTGCCCGTGCTCAACGTGCCGCCCTTCGGCGTGTGCGCCATTACCCACGTTCCCTGTACCTACGCGCCGCTGCCCCCCGGCTGGAATCCGGTGCAGGACGACGTGTTGGTGGGCGCCCTCGGCGGCCGGGCGCTGCTCGAGGACTCCAAAATCCGCTGCGCTGTGGGCGGGCAGATCAGCCTGTTCTTGACCAAAGCCGCCGCCATGGCCACGCTGCCCGATGTAGTGACGCGCAGCTTCGATTCGGCCTACGCCTACCTCGAAAGCGTGGGCCCGCCCTTCGGCGGCCTGCTCCGCGACGAGCTGGGTCAGGCCAAGGGCGCGTGGGAAGGCGTGCGTGACATGGCCACCGGCCTCTGGGAGCTGGCCAAGCTCAAGGCCGCTTTCGACGACAAAGTCAACGACGCGCTGCTCTACGCCGTCACCAACCCGGCCGAGTCCGCGCAGGCAGTGGCCGAAGGCACCAAGAAAGCCGCCGCCGCTGGTTGGGAGGCTGTGACCAACGAAGACAACTGGTTGGCAGCCGGTAGCATGGCCGCCAACGCCCTGCCCGGCGTGGCGGCCGTGCGGGGCGCCGTTTGGCTCAGCGATGAGCAGAACCGGGCCAAAGTGGGCGCGGCCATCGACAAGGCCAAAGCCTGGGAAGCCGGCCTGACCGACTACGAGCGCAGCACCTTGAAAGGCCGCATCAAGTTCGAGGTGGCCGCCCTGCTCGTGCCCGAGGCCAAGATCGGGCAGGCCGCCAAAGTCGCTGAAGCGGCCAAGCTGGCCGAGGCCAGCAAGCTCGCTAAGGCGGGCGAAGCCGCCGACGGCATGCGGTTGTTGGGGGAAGTGAAAACCGGCGCCGAGGGGGCTGCCGAAGCCGCCAAGGCCCCGGGCAAGCTGGAAGAGTTGTTTGCCGGCATCAAGGAGTGCTTCACCGAAGGCCACCCTGTAGACGTGGCCTCGGGCCTGCTGTTCACGCAGGCCACCGACTTCACCCTGCCCGGCCCGGTGCCGCTGGTCTGGACGCGCACCTGGTTTTCCAGCTCTACCCACCAGGGCGCCCTGGGCCACGGCTGGCACCACGACTACGACCTGGGCCTGACGCCGAATCCCGAGGGTGGCGCGACCCTGCGGCTGGCCGATGGTCGGCGGGTGGTGTTTGCGCCGCCCGCCCCCGGGGAGCGCAGCTTCAACCGCCGCCACAAGCTGGAGCTAGCGCACGAGGGCACTGGCTGGCGGGTGTGGAGCGTGCGCGAGCGGGTCTGGTATGTGTTCAACGCGGCCGCCCCGGCCGATACCACCGAACGACTCTTACAAGCTGTAGAAGACGCCAACGGCTTCCGCATCCAGTTTATCTACGCTCCAACCGGCCACTTAACCAGCATCACCGACAGCGCGGGCCGGGTGCTGCCCTGCGACACTGATGCCTCTGGCCGACTACTGGCCCTGCACGCCCCCGACCCCGAGCAGCCCGGCGCTACCTTCGCGCTGGTGCGTTACGCCTACGACGAGGAGACGGACGACCTGGTAACGGTTACGGACGCACTGGGCCACGCCGCCCACTTCGCGTACGAGGCGCATCTGATGACCCGCGAGACCTTCAAGAGTGGGCTCAACTTCTACTTCGAGTACGACGGTACCGGCCCCGGTGCCCGCTGCATCCACACCTGGGGCGACGGCGGCATCTACGACACGAAGCTGCGCTACAACAGTCCCGGCCATACCACCGTCTGGGATTCGTATGGACACCAGAAGGAGTACTACCACGAGCGAGGCCTGGTCACGCACTTGCAGAACGCGCTCGACGCCGTGCAACAGTGGCGCTACAACCAATACGCCGAGTTGGAGCGCACCATCGACCCGCTGGGACAAGTGACGCTCTACGACTACGACGCCCGCGGCAACCAAGTAGCCACCGCCTATCCCGACGGGGCGACCATTACGACGCAGTTCAACGAGCAGGATCTGCCGGTTCAGGGCTTTGATGCCAATGGTGGTACTTGGCAGTGGCAATACGATGAACAGGGCAGGCTACTTGAAGGCATGGACCCCACAGGAGCGACAACCCGGTACCGCTACGATGCTCTCGGGCGCTTGGCGGAAGCCATCGATGCGTTAGGCCACGTCACGCGCCTGCGCTACAATGAGGCCGGGAGCGTAGCCCATATCGTTGCCCCGGATGCCAGCATTCGTTCCCGTTCCTACGATGCGCTGGGGCGGTTAGTCGCGGTAACCGATGCAGCGAGCAACAGTGAGCGCCGCCACTACGACCGGCTCGGCCGGCTCACCGCTGCTCGATCACCCGCTGGTACCGCTCGACACTTTGTTTACGATGCGGAGGGCAACGTGGTGCACGCCGCCGAGGGGACGCAGCAGGTAGAGTACGACTACACTCCGATGGGGCAGTTGGCCCGGCGTCGGCAGGGAGGGCAGGCTGTCGAGTTTGCCTACGACCAGGAGGGCCGCCTGATGAGCCTGATCAACGAGCACGGCGAACAGTATGGCTTTACTCTTAACGCAGTAGGCCAGGTTATAGAGGAAGTGGGCTTTGATGGATTGACCCGTCGCTACGAGCGCGATGCTGCTGGCCGCGTCAGCCGAATTCAACGGCCGGATGGACGCACCACATCTTACCAGTACGACCAGGCCGGGCGTGTAACGGAAACGGTACACAATGGCGCCGAGCACGTGCGCTACCACTACCGCCCCGATGGAGTGCTGCTCGAAGCAGTTACCGAAGGCAGCACGGTGCAGTTTGAGCGCGATCCGCTAGGCCGGGTGGTGCGCGAGGTACAGAACGGCCATGCGGTGGAGAGTACCTACGATGCCGGTGGGCGACGCACGGCTCTGACCTCCTCCCTGGGTGCCAATGTGCGCTTCGCGCACGATGCCCTAGGACAGGTGCGCCAAATGCAGGCGGCCAGTTGGCAGTGCGTCGTGGAGCGGGATAGTGAGGGGCTGGAACTCTACCGCACCTTGAGCGGCGGCGTGCGCATGGGCTGGCGGCGCGATGAGCTGGGGCGACCTACCAGCCAGCGCATCACGGTTGGCGGCGTGGCGCGCCAGCGTCGGTATCAATGGCAAGACACGGACCAACTGACAGCCATTGATGACAGCCACCACGGCACTACCCGCTTTGCTTATGATACGTGGGGCAACCTGGCAGCGGCGACCTACGCCGACGGCGAGCAGGAACTGCGCCAGCCTGACGCGGTAGGTAATCTATTCCGCACCGCTGAGCGCACCGACCGCCGCTACGGCAAAGGCGGGCAGCTGCGCGAGGCCCACGGTATTCGCTACAAATACGACGCGGAAGGCAACCTCATCCGCAAGACGCGGCCCAATGGGCAAAAGTGGCGCTATGCCTGGGACGGGGCCGGCCAACTCACGAGTGTAACGCGGCCCGACGGCTACGCCGTGACCTTCAGCTATGATGCACTAGGGCGGCGCATCAGCAAGCGGTACCGGGGTAAAGTGACGCGGTGGGTATGGGACGGGGACAAGCCGCTGCACGAGTGGAGCGAGTTGGAAGTTGGACCCGGCGCGGGCGGCGTGGCCGATGTGGTGACTTGGCTCTTTGAAGATGATAGCTTTGCGCCGGCCGCCAAGCTTACCTCAGAAGGGGCCTATAGTGTGGTGTGCGACCACCTGGGTACACCGTTGATGCTCTACGATAGCCAGGGGGCTCCCACCTGGGAGATGAGCCTGGACAGCTACGGCGACGTGCGGCAAGGCAAAGGCAAGCCGCAGGACTGCCCGTTTCGCTACCAGGGCCAGTACGAAGACGCGGAAACCGGCTTATATTACAACCGCTTTCGCTACTACAACCCCGAAGCAGGAAGCTACATTAGCCAGGACCCGATTGACTTAGAGGGTGGGTTGAGTTTTTACAGCTATGTAAGTAATCCAACGAGTTGGCTAGACCCTTATGGCCTGGCTATATGCTCTCCTAAGAAAATCAAAGCTCTTCAAGAAGGGCCGAGTGGTACGGTAGTAGAAGTGCGCACTAAAGCAGAAGCAGATGCTTTGCTGCATGAATCGTTCCCAGGTTATCAAAAAGTTAAAGGCATCGGTAATCAGCTAATCGCTCCACAAAACAGAGGGAGAATTCCTGAAATGCAAAGAAGATTTGAAAAGGTTGGTAAAGCATACCATAAAGATTATGCTATGGACAAAGCAACTGGCCGAGCAGTAAGCCACGGACCTAATCAGCCTTGGCATGATGCACCGCACATCGATATTAATCGAGGCTCCCAAGGGGTAAAAGACATTGTCCACATAGTCATTAGAAGGGGTAAATAA
- a CDS encoding DUF1308 domain-containing protein, translating to MTAYGSAPGPGNCPFLYQGQYEDTETGLYYNRFRYYDPEAGSYISQDPIGLGGGLSGLYSYVHDPAVWTDPLGLATCPALENINIDTGSAFAFVSEGSPVRHLLKAEVAGKQMVMTQTAHAEFVSVISTIAGPQEQARASRFLGRTQMIADDASARSSALAVTKKVGANDKIIFGTADKLGIKTLTVDAKFLRGAEAQGVTFDAIVHPPVPLTGL from the coding sequence ATAACAGCCTACGGCAGTGCGCCAGGGCCAGGGAACTGCCCTTTCCTATACCAAGGACAGTACGAGGACACAGAAACAGGCCTCTACTACAACCGCTTCCGCTACTATGACCCGGAAGCCGGCAGCTATATCAGCCAAGACCCCATTGGATTGGGCGGCGGTCTATCCGGCTTGTACTCTTACGTTCACGACCCAGCGGTATGGACCGATCCACTTGGGTTAGCGACCTGTCCAGCTTTAGAAAACATCAATATCGATACTGGCTCAGCTTTCGCCTTTGTGTCAGAAGGTTCGCCTGTACGACATCTGCTCAAAGCAGAAGTTGCGGGTAAGCAGATGGTTATGACGCAAACTGCCCATGCTGAGTTTGTGAGCGTAATAAGTACAATCGCAGGTCCTCAGGAGCAAGCTAGAGCGAGTCGATTCCTAGGAAGAACTCAGATGATTGCTGATGATGCATCGGCACGATCCAGTGCGCTTGCGGTGACTAAAAAAGTTGGTGCCAACGACAAAATAATATTTGGTACAGCTGATAAGCTAGGCATCAAAACCCTAACAGTTGACGCTAAATTCCTCAGAGGTGCCGAAGCGCAAGGCGTTACGTTTGACGCTATTGTACACCCTCCCGTTCCTCTAACCGGCCTCTAG
- a CDS encoding DUF3349 domain-containing protein, whose product MEEKIAPELRSTYIMLKAAFPDGVSPEEYFALIHYLYEGMSDRQLAQVVGLLIGQEDYVAILNDVYKVHSLDAKLKSNKSVYDRLVANGYNDWLEEQ is encoded by the coding sequence ATGGAAGAAAAAATTGCTCCCGAATTGCGTTCAACTTATATTATGTTGAAGGCTGCGTTTCCAGACGGGGTGTCCCCAGAAGAGTACTTTGCCCTAATACACTACTTGTACGAGGGAATGTCTGATAGACAATTAGCCCAAGTTGTCGGCTTGCTGATCGGCCAAGAGGATTACGTGGCGATACTTAACGATGTGTACAAAGTTCACAGCTTGGATGCTAAGTTAAAGTCGAACAAATCAGTTTATGACAGACTAGTTGCCAACGGATATAACGACTGGCTTGAGGAGCAGTAG
- a CDS encoding DMP19 family protein: protein MSTNFEIERLEGDELLNFVVEYAFKRESEINDLSLPVQTAYFISNFETEFYNGGVHQFLTNSSGRFADETIQSFTRVGAKQIASLLEASTNLDAELVLEDDKAAASFQEIDDKLHQLYPSNEDGNVGEQLSLYLQENRSNILES, encoded by the coding sequence ATGAGTACGAACTTTGAAATAGAACGCTTAGAAGGCGATGAATTACTCAATTTTGTTGTAGAGTATGCTTTTAAACGCGAATCAGAAATCAATGATTTGAGCCTGCCTGTTCAAACAGCATATTTTATTTCAAATTTTGAAACGGAATTCTACAACGGAGGCGTCCATCAGTTTCTCACAAACAGTTCAGGAAGATTTGCTGACGAAACAATCCAAAGCTTTACTAGAGTCGGGGCTAAGCAGATAGCTTCTTTGCTTGAAGCAAGTACCAATCTTGATGCAGAATTGGTCCTTGAAGATGATAAGGCCGCTGCATCATTTCAGGAGATAGATGATAAGCTACACCAATTATACCCTTCCAACGAAGATGGAAATGTGGGTGAGCAGTTATCGCTCTACCTGCAGGAGAACAGAAGCAACATTTTAGAAAGTTGA
- a CDS encoding PD-(D/E)XK nuclease-like domain-containing protein, whose amino-acid sequence MFHSVTARSGLTQPEHRALPFVSNTDLSNLKNELLGLTRTSNTQALIFGSAFHEAVLEPDRYHAPQELPPAQLRLLDTLAAVRRQRYCRDLLYRGTAELTHTATHEETGLTVKIRPDLLMVTPRLGRRVLVDFKTTSCRDYAHFVSTIEQYDYDRQAAFYSDVLQADRFLFIGVQKKAPHDIWLVELSADTASMEQGRKKYRRLLRAYAEQDALVVA is encoded by the coding sequence ATGTTTCATTCCGTTACCGCCCGGTCCGGCCTTACGCAGCCCGAGCACCGCGCCCTCCCCTTCGTCAGCAATACCGACCTGAGCAACCTCAAAAACGAGCTGCTGGGCCTCACCCGCACCAGCAATACCCAGGCCCTCATCTTCGGCAGCGCCTTTCACGAGGCCGTTCTGGAGCCCGACCGCTACCACGCCCCGCAGGAGTTACCACCGGCACAACTGCGGTTGCTCGATACCCTGGCCGCCGTGCGCCGCCAACGCTACTGCCGCGACCTACTTTACCGGGGCACCGCCGAACTGACCCACACCGCCACCCACGAGGAAACCGGCCTCACCGTCAAAATCCGCCCCGACCTGCTAATGGTGACGCCCCGCCTGGGCCGCCGCGTCCTGGTCGACTTTAAAACCACCAGCTGCCGCGACTACGCCCACTTTGTGAGCACCATCGAACAGTACGACTACGACCGCCAGGCCGCTTTCTACTCCGACGTGCTCCAGGCCGACCGCTTCTTGTTTATCGGTGTCCAGAAAAAAGCCCCGCATGACATTTGGCTAGTGGAGCTTTCCGCCGATACCGCCTCGATGGAGCAGGGCCGCAAGAAGTACCGCCGCCTCTTACGAGCCTACGCCGAGCAGGATGCATTAGTAGTCGCCTAA